AAATTAGTACTATACCAACACATATATCTATTTACTTGCTGACTGATGATTATTGTTACTGCTGTCCAAAAGCATTATGCTATCTATGCATGTAAACTGAAGGatttatacccatatataaGATCAGAAAAATGGATTTTGTATTTATGAAGCTTGTGATGTTTAGTGAAAGAATCATGGAGAGTTGTATGACTCTCATAAATCATCTAAGAAAGTCTACTTTGATTTTTTTGTAACATTAAAAACATGAAAtcatattcttttattttgtttcttttagcCACTAGTGGAATTTGGTTGAACACTAATGGCAGAactaacatatatatatatatatatatataattgactAATTTAATATGAATTTTAGTAGAAAGGCTTTTTCATTCTCCAAGATCAATTGTACAAATCCTAGAATATTTATGAAGCTAACATGTGCGCATTGTGTGCATAATTTTCCTCATAAAcataaaacttcaaaaatgttTCAGCTAATTAAATCTATTGTACACTACCAAGGCAACTTAATTAAACGCTATAACAAATGATATAGCAAGAAAAACTAGATTTTCGTTTATGTATTATACTTATTTGGGCACAACTAAATTTCAGTGATTCAGTCTAAATTTCAGGGTTGTTCAATCATTACTTGACAGCGATCGATGAACTGTTATGTGTCATTAATTCATTTATGAAGATAGTGATAGTTGTTTTGCAGCAACAGCAAATGGAATAAGGAGTTGTGTTGTGTAGGAGGAGAGTTGAAGATAAACTGTCAGTGCCCTTTCTTCTGGAAGGAAGTTTGTGGGTGCAACGAGAAAATGGTAGTTGCAGTgcgagaggaaaagaaaagaatttgtTTGATATCATCAAGTCGGGGAAGAAGCAAGTGAGCACATTTATTTGTGACTGTATTATATTTGTCTATTGTCGCCCGTTTCAATTATCTGTTATCCTGCTTTTTAAATAATGATTAATAATTAGGTAGACAATGtgaaccggaccggtgccatggccggtccggtccggttttcaaaaccaGAACAAATAAATCCCTTGGGGATGGTTTGGAATATCTTTTAACTGATTCTTGCGTGGAGAATGATCATTCGAGGCATTAGTTCAGATCTGCTATATATTCTGTAAATAGAGCCATGCATGGATGATATCTTTAGAAAAGAGCATGAAAGAaggatggattttttttttttttttttgggtattaaTGGCAATGTTAATAGAGGAACAAGAGATGAAAAGAAAGGTGAAATTAGCTTAAAGTTATGGTGGTAGCTGTTAGATTCATTTGAAAAAGGGTTATGCTTAAAGTTTAATTCACTGGAATACGAGATTAATAATATTTGTTTAATGCGTGTCTTTAATTTTTCTGTTAACCACTTCTCAACCCCTGGGGatgaataatatatatatatatatatatatatatatatatgtggatGTATACATGGAgtatttaattttgtttgaacaTCTGTAGACAATCTACGTACAAATTTCCATGTTTTAATTACTTCTCTTACACGTCTTGCTATGTTGCAATTCTGCATGGTATATATATTAATCTGGTTACTTTTCATGAACTGATTTATATGTCATGAAATTAAATTCAACTGGTGCTTCTGATGATGGTCAGTCTGAAAAAGGAGGAGGTGGATTCCCGTTCAATCTATGTTTGGAAATGCGAGGCTCAAACCCCGTCTTACATAAGTTGCTTATGAACATTTGCTTGCCGCAGTAAAGTTTTGTCAATACCATATATGGCACAGAAATTAActggttttgtttttttttcgaCATAATAGATTTTATACTACAACTATTCCTACTCTACACTAAGGGGAGGGGATCTAAACAAGTTAAGGAGAACCTTGTAAACTACTATTGATCCAAACGAATGGCTATGCACTCACTGACAAAATATTTTCAGAAAAGTTTGAATATTAAAATGCAAACGAAGGGATTTGATTCTTGACCTACACCCAAATAGAGTTTTAAAACTCTTTTGGTGACAAATAGAGCTTTAAAGCTTGAATTAACTGGTTTTATGATTGGTTGGAAGGGAACGAGATGTGCTTGCCACACCGAAATTTCATCCTTTTAACATCTTAATTAAacttcattcattcattcattctgtATTTGAACAGAATCTTTTTAGAATCTAATGGTGGCGGTTCATCTTATTGCGATGGAAGTGCTATAAATTAAACTAATTGTTTCTTCAAGCATTTCTGGGTTGCATTGAAAGTAAGTAGTGTAAAGCGGTGAGATCATCTCTTTAATTTCTTGATGACATGACAACTAACTTATGGGAAATCTTTACATCTCTGTCACTTTCTATCTCTGATAACTCTTTCCTATACAGCTAGCAAATTCTCAGTCTAACTTACTAAGTGCGAACTGAGTTTCTTTACAAGTTCGAATCTGTATTAATTTGCAATcagatacaaaaaaaaaaaaaaaaaaaaaaatttcctgtACAAAAACAATGAAAAGAGCTAGGTTAGACAAAAGTAGGATAAATacatgaattaaaaaaatacaCTTCAATGAAACCCCTTTTTAGCACGATAAATCTTAGATGAAGTTTACTTAAGCATCTTACTAGGCATAAACTCTGGCctacttttttttatatattttttcttttttctaatggGCGTTAGGATAGGTGATAGGTGATATTCGGGTAGATGAGGGACTAAATAACCAAAATGattgtcaaaaatttttcaCATATATAAACCTTGATGTATTCCCAAGTCCTTTAAACAATTTGTGCTGGACAGTAATGGACGAAGAGTAAAAAGACAAAATTGTGCAGTATATGTGCAAAATTCTTGAAGAATCTTCCTTTCCAAAACTAAATCGTAGGTATAAACAATCATGCGATGGTAAATTACTTCAGAGGGTATCAAGATGAATTTCACATTGATGAAAATGAGTGTAGGGATGCTTGAATAACTAATTAGTAAAATGGgttaaaattgcaaaaaaaaaatggaaacaaATAAATTAGCAATATTGTgtttattcatatatatttttcttatgCGCACATGATGCTGTCCAAACtgtgttgatttttttttttttggtgtcttAGCCACATCTTTCGGGCtagatttacccttttttttggaCCAAATTATGTAGATCTTGTATATGATAATTATCCAACGAAAgcagattcatcatgaaatcaagATTGTTTAATTTGATTTCTACGCTAGCTATGAAAACATTCGTGATTTGGGTTCGAATTGTCACACATAATTCTGTTTTGGTGAAGATATCTAGCAGTTTTCGAATTGCAAATTCATTTCCAGAGCAATTACAACTACAATCAAGCCAATTTTGTATTTGCAAGTACCTTTATTAGTGCATTATGCTAATTAAGGTTGAAATCTTGTAATATCTTTTAAGATAATTACTATCACAAGGATATGTAGATATGCCTTTGACCATAGCTCTTTGTCATATGAGAACAATCAGTGGTCCGAATGTGTTTAATTCAATGTACTCCTATAATTTATTGGATTTTTCTAACTGGTGTTTGGGGTATTCATTAGAACACCTAAATTATGCTAGATTTACTATGTGAACATATAAAATCACATTTATTATTCCCCTAGATTCGGATACTTTCCAAATTAGTTTTACtctagtaaaaaaaaaaaatttaacacttGAAACCATCTTAATGAGCCAAATCCAATTTTTAACTCTTTTATAATTGTAGTTATTGCCAAAATAAATTCATTGATTATAATTACGATTGAATTTAGATCATGACCTATAACCGTAgtaaattaaacaaataatatttatataagcTGAACTTAAATATGAAAAACCCTAAGTAATTTACGTAAGGTGAGCTTAAATATGAAAACCAGCATTGTTCTACATTGCtttggaattaaaaaaaaaaaaaaaaaaaaaaaacagaaaacgcAGGTATTGCTTTGAACTAAGCTTTTGTTCCACACATTTTAATAACTTATTCAAAGACTCAAGCAGCTAGAAGGATTCCATGGCTTTTCAGACGTGTTTAGATGTTAACACTGAATGTGTAATAACATATATTTAAAGAGTAAAtatttcctacactgacagtgtatacactatcatcgttagattcatgacatgtgtgcaaaatttaaatttcaaattcaaatttttcatagTTGTTATTTATCCaatgctgatagtgtatacactgtcagtgtagaaaagattaatccatattTTTAAATCCCTTGAAAACTAGTTTGAAAGCGACACCAGCGAGTAGGTAAGGAGGGACTGGGAGAGAAAATATTTATCTTTTGATGGTGGTatagaaaattacaaaaattgaaGGCCATAATTAATTGTATATGTTTAAAATACCTTAGAAAGCCATTCCACCCCCTCTTGTGATAAGAGACACCTTAGAAAGCTATTTAAGTTGTGACTGATGCAATCTCTTTATAAATAATCTCAAATTTGAAGGATGAAAACAAAGCTTATGtagtttcaatgagcaaataaaattttaaatgtaACTAGAAAGTGCAAGAGTGAGAACTGATAGTTTGTCGCatgcaaataaaaaagaaaaactagaaaaataaaattaaaaagaaatcTTCATGGTGAATTAATATTTTAAGCATGACTGATGACATTTCCAGAAGGACCGCACGCCAATTGCCCGTGTTAATAAAAAAGAATActagattaaaaaaaatcatggtgacatttctatatatatatatatatatatatatgtatatatacactCTCCTCAATATACAACAATTTTAAGGTAGAAGAGAGTGAAATAGTGCTAGTGAAGCTTTTATTATATAATGCACCAAATCTAGCTATGCGAAGGATAGTGAGGGAATCATCCCAAGGGATAAGAAGCGAAGTCAACTTAGTTACCAATTTTCTAGAAGATTACCAGCGAAGtcaactatatatatatatatatatacattgacagtgtatacactatcaccgtttgATTCTGACAtgtgtacaaaagttgaatttcaagttcaaattttacatagttgtCATTGATCTAACGCTAACAATGTATATACTGtcaatgtaggaaagattaatcatacatatatatttatatacattgacagtgtatacactatcaccgtttgATTCTGACAtgtgtacaaaagttgaatttcaagttcaaattttacatagttgtCATTGATCTAACGCTAACAATGTATATACTGtcaatgtaggaaagattaatcatatatatatattaatgtatatgtatatatatgtactcTCCTCAATATACAACAATTTTAATGTAGAAGAAAGCGAAATAGTGCTATTAAAGTTTTTACTATCTAATGCGCCAAATCTAGTTATTCGAAAGATAGTGAAGGAATCATCTCAAGGGATAAGAAGCGAAGTTAACTTAGTTACTAATTCACTATAAGATTACCGCTTCAAGAGAATATGGTGAAATATAATGCGCCAAATCTAGCTATTCGAAAGATAGTGAGGGAATCGTCTTAGTTACCAATTCACTAGAAGCAAAATCAACTTTGCTGCCAATTCACTAGAAGCAAAATCAATGTAGCTACCAATTCACTAGAAGATTACCACTCCAGGAGAATATAGTGAAATCTAAAACACCAAATCTAGCTTCGAAATAGTGAGGGAATCATCCCAAGAGATAAGAAGTGAAGTCAATTTAGTTACCAATTCACTAGAAGATTACCAGCAAATTCAACTATATATATACTGTACTCAATGTACAACAATTTTAAGTTAGAAGAGAGTGAAATAGTGCTAGTGAAGTTTTTACTATCTAATGCACCAAAGCTAGTTATTCGAAAGATAATGAGGGAATCATCACAAGGGAAAAAGAAGCGAAGTGAACTTAGTTACCAATTCACTAGAAGATATCCACTCCAAGAGAATGTGGTGAAATCTAATTCGCCAAGTCTAACTATTCGAAAGATAGTGAGGGAATCATCTTAGCTACCAATTCACTAAGCGAAATCAACTTTGCTACCAATTCACTGGAAGCGAAAACAACTTAGCTGCCAATTCATTAGAAGATTTCCGCTCGAAGAGAATATAGTGAAATCTAAAGCGCTAAATCTAGCTATTCGAAAGATAGTGAGGGAATCATCTTAACTGCCAATTCACTGGAAGCGAAATCAACTTTGCTACCAATTCACTAGAAGATTACCGCTCAAGGAGAATATAGTGAAATCCCAAGCGCCAAATCTAGCTATTAGAAAAATAGTGAGGGAATCATCTTAACTACCAATTCACTAGAAGCGAAATCAACTTTGCTACCAATTCACTAGAAGATTACTGCTCGAGGAGAATATAGTGAAATCTAAAACGCCAAATCTCGCTATTCAAAAGATAGTGAGGGAATCATTTCAACAGATAAGAGGCGAAGTCAATTTAGTTACCATAAATATCTCTGATCCTCAAGTGATTTTCAGACTTAACGGAAGCCCGGAAGAATTAAGAATAACTTGTTGCTCGATTTATCAGCAATATAGGACTGCTGATATGGATCTTTTTTATCATTGACTACAATATTAAGTAAATTCTTCTGCATTGTTTTTTTGGGGAAGATTTGATAGCACGTGGAGCGCACTTACTCATATTTGTCGATCTATTTTTCTGTGCCATCATACATCTGTACTATACTGCATGTGAAGTTGAAACAGCTGAATTACCAGTTAATACTTGTGTGAAAAGACTACACTTCCAAATCACTTGCTTTGATCAATGCATATTTCGATAAGAAGTACATGTATGGAATAATTATCTATGGTTGAGATTAGGTCTTTTTAATCATATTTACTTAACCTTGGCTGGAGATGAAATTTTGACATTGTTTGATTATCATTTATCTATTTAGGAAACGTGCATCTTACTTCCTCGAGATTTGAAAGTTGTTATCACAATTAGAGCTGGTGTTTAATGGACGAAAATTTAGAAGACTAACCCATTGAGATAAACTAGTTTGAGTAGTGCCATAACTATAAAGAATCCACAAAACTTAGAAAATTAAAAGCCTGGCTCTGATGCATATATTTTAAAGATCAACTCTCCACTGAATAAGATGAATTTTTACTggtttcattcaataaataaaCCAACAAACCAGTAGCTTATGCTGAACAAGTTAACTACAAAAGGTTCGGAAAACTACAGATAATTAAATATTTCATAGATCAAATATAAGATTGAGCAGAAACCGTGAGTTCAGTTGTAGTATAGCTAATGATTCTTACAACAATGATAAACTATACAAAAATCCATAAATCTAATACACCCAAAAATATTAAAACAGTCAAGAACTAAACTAGCCAATGATTGGCTCCTCTTCCAGATTAAAACTTCAGCCTAAATATGAAGATAAGACTCTTAAAGCCTCTGTGGAAATACATGTGCTTGTCTCTGCTAACATTTACATTAGGGGTATCCCAGCAGTGGAAAAAGAGCACAGCATCTAGGCATTAACCTCAGGAATGAAGTGATTTTTCAGTTGAAACCTGCTACATGTGATAAACTTCTAAAGTCTATTATTGAAGCAAAGTGTGTTCGGTAGTTAGTAATTGGTCAGGCAAAGTGTGTTCTGTAGTCTATTATTGAAGCAAAGTGTGTCAAAATTGGGAGATTATACTGGGATGGGGACATTTTTAATTGATCTCCCATcggtttcccttttttttttttttttttgagcaatcCAATCATCTAATTTCTTGCACCAAATATTCTTGTTATATAATGGTTGTTCTTAATTTCATCAAGCTTTGATTTTCAGAAATGCAAACAAGCTTTGGTTTAAGATACGTAGAATTTTTTCATCTACCTAATACTTGTACGAATCATGGGAATTTTTCTCAGAAATGCAAACAAAGATGGTAAAAATGACATGCTGCTTGAGTTTTTCTTATTCAGTTTTTACAACAGTTTGTTAAGATTTTGCCCTTTATAGAATtccatttatttatatttatgttGCTGAAATGAAAAAGAATCACTGGCACTGCCTGAATTTCTGTTGTGGGAGGGTTTTACTTTACAATCAATAGATGGTGCTTCTAGAAAATCAGGAATTGATTTCTTGTTTGGATTTGGAAGTTAGATAGCTGTGTAAAGATGTGCGCTAATGGCAAACGTAATATTTGGAATGTTCATGATCGTAAACAAAATCTGGCATGATTGACTAATGCATGCAATCTGAAGAAACTAGTGTTCTATGTCTTTTGCTTCTGTTCTTTCTCTCTGTTCATATCCTCtcttaaaaattattaaataaataaataataaaagaaaaactaagAAAGCTCCGTGATGGAAAACTTTCTTGGTGCTAATTGAGGGATTAAGATTCATTAATTTTTCCAATCCggattctttttctttttttcccttttttcttttttccaatccagttaaaattaattttctcgTCATACATTTCTCCTATGTAAACTTTGATGTTGTTGGGACTTGGGCAAGGTAACTTTCTAGGCTTTTTTTTCCAGCACTGAAAAGAACGAAACTGGTGACATCAGTTGGCAAGGAAGGAGCAGGAATGGGGATGAGATAACGAAATTTTGAAGATGCTAATGTTGGAAGTTACCCAGGACATTCTAAAAGATCCTTCCGTTGTATCAACCAAGGACAAATTCTATTTGGTTCCCCAGTTCAGTGGCATTGTTGGTGGCATGCCTCAGCTTTCATATGCCCCAAATCTATATGATGGGAATCCTGGTCAGGGATCATTGGTGACATCAGTTGGTAACCGGCCGGCCAGGCTAGTGCTCAAACAGCAGGGAGTTCAGCTTGGAGAAAAACAGCAGCAGCAATCAGAATTGGAGCAACAACTTCAGTCATTCTGGGCAAACCAGCGCCAAGAGATTGAGAGGCTTGCTGGCATCAAGAGTCATAACAGTCTTCCCTATGCAAGGATGAAGAAGATTATGAAGGCTGCTGAAGATGCAACAATGGTATCAGCTGAGGCACCAATTGTCTTTGCCAAGGCCTGTGTTTGGGAGCCTGGAATCAAGCTCAGGAAACCAAAAGAAAGACGATTCAAAAGAATGATATTGCTTGCTGCAGCAGTTGCAAGAGCACAATGAAAGATGAAGCACCCCTATCAGTGCCTAGAAATGCAGTGGAAAAGTATAGATTTTTTTATCATTCACTGCTATATTAACAAATCCTCCTGGAATTCTTTGTTGTATGTAATTGAACGTGGAGCGCACGCAATTTTCTTGGgaatatatatgtacatatttATCAATCTATATTTTTATGCCATAATGCATTATATTAGTGCATGCATGTGAAAGTTGAAACATTTTAACTACTGCATCTTTGACCCAGTTCATCCTATCGGTTCAACTATAACTGTGGAATCGGAATTGGAATCGGAATGCTTTTTGGTGGAAACTGTTCAGTGCTTATCAACAAATGTTGGAATAAAGAATTCAACCATTTTGGAGGCTAACCTCAAGAAAAATTTATgcagactttttttttttttggccaatagTGCTAATTCACTGTCTAAAAATATGACATCATGAACTTCTTTCTGACATTGTTTGCACATATTTTATTACCTTTCTTTAGGATAATGGCTGTATATTTCTGAAAAGTAAAAGAATCTCCTACTTTTGAGTTTTTGAATATGCAATGACAAAATTCAAAAGCACAAAATCATTCTCTATTTATGCAATGCATACATGCATTGCACGTGTTCTCTTCCTTTTTATAAAACCAACAATAATTTTCTTagaatgaataattagaagaaaTTATTTCATTATGTATTATTCGTTATGAAATCCTCAATTTGTTCCAAGAACTTAGTGCTAACattgtatataaaaaattattcatGCAGACATGTTTGTTCAATTTAAAAACTTCCTAAACTTTGGAGATCTCAAGGATTTCACCTCTTGGTAACTTAGGCAAAAAAATGCATGCCCTACGCATTGCTTCTCCACTCGATTTACCATTTAAACAAAAGAGTTTGTAGCCTTTTTGATGTCTATACAAAACTTATTACAAATAATGAGGAATAAAGGTGGATGTTAAATTCTTTTCTGAAATCGAGAAGTTGAGAAAAAATGGTTTCTTGTCTCACCATCTCATGCTTTTATTGAGCATGGGACCGCAGTACAGATAATATGTAGATGATGGTAATGTTCtgaattaaacaaaaaaaagggataattctGTCAATGCATTTCGATTATCACAAAGGCAAACAAATAAAGCTACActaaaaacatgaaataaaaggaATACAAACAACAGTAAGATAACTAGCAATACTTCTGAAATATTGACAGAATGCATAAGAAAAAAATTGTTCTCATTTTCAAGTCCGCACCTTGCACGTAGCCCCTTCCTTTATGAGAATGCGAATATCTTACTTTTGAAGTCTAGGATCTGCATTGACAGAATTCGCAGCAACAATTCTGATAAGTATTTCTTAAGATTAATACGGAGAAGAAAAGATTAATTTGTTTATGTATTATTCTGTATAAAATTCTCAATCTGATAGTATTAACAtgatatattaaattatttgaaTTAGTCCTAGACTTCCTAGTAgaaattcttttaaaaaaaaattggattgcatttatattatttttgagctctatatatttttaatgtATTTTTAGTTTAGTATATTTAGAATAATATAACGGATATCCATTGGATGTCCAAATCCATAAAAGGCCTGGGTTTGGATTTACTTTTTCAAACGTAAGGGTTTGGGTCTGAATTTAAATCTAATTAAATTTAATGGTTTGGGTCCGAATCAAAATGATACAACTCAAACCCTATAAATTAACATGCCTAGTCTTACTCATTGCTTG
This Coffea eugenioides isolate CCC68of unplaced genomic scaffold, Ceug_1.0 ScVebR1_1154;HRSCAF=1961, whole genome shotgun sequence DNA region includes the following protein-coding sequences:
- the LOC113754959 gene encoding nuclear transcription factor Y subunit C-9-like produces the protein MLMLEVTQDILKDPSVVSTKDKFYLVPQFSGIVGGMPQLSYAPNLYDGNPGQGSLVTSVGNRPARLVLKQQGVQLGEKQQQQSELEQQLQSFWANQRQEIERLAGIKSHNSLPYARMKKIMKAAEDATMVSAEAPIVFAKACVWEPGIKLRKPKERRFKRMILLAAAVARAQ